In one Actinomyces trachealis genomic region, the following are encoded:
- the mraY gene encoding phospho-N-acetylmuramoyl-pentapeptide-transferase, translating to MRAILVSAAVSLLLTFIGTPGLIRFLNRKQYGQFIREDGPEGHFTKRGTPTMGGLVILAATVIGYGVACLSELRNPRASAVLLLFLVVGLGLIGFLDDFAKIAKERSLGLKPWQKIFGQALIGIGFAVGSLAFANENGLTPASTRISFTRDTKLDLAFLGIGIGVFLFILWVNFLITAWSNAVNLTDGLDGLAAGSSAMFFAAYSLIGVWQTNQACSFVPAESVATLCYQARDPRDLAMVSAALMGACFGFLWWNGSPAQIFMGDTGSLALGGAVAGLSILTRTEFLAVIIGGLFVMEVLSDVIQVGFFKATRRRVFRMAPIHHHFELLGWAEVTVVIRFWLIAGLFVALGLGVFYAEWLLA from the coding sequence ATGAGGGCGATCCTCGTCTCGGCCGCAGTCTCGCTGCTGCTCACCTTCATAGGCACACCAGGGCTGATCCGGTTCCTGAACCGCAAGCAGTACGGGCAGTTTATTCGTGAGGATGGCCCGGAGGGGCACTTCACCAAGCGCGGCACTCCCACCATGGGCGGCCTGGTCATCCTGGCCGCAACGGTCATCGGTTACGGCGTGGCCTGCCTTTCCGAGCTGCGAAACCCACGAGCCTCCGCTGTCCTCCTGCTGTTCCTGGTGGTCGGACTGGGCCTTATCGGCTTCTTGGATGACTTCGCCAAGATCGCCAAGGAACGCTCTTTGGGCCTCAAACCCTGGCAGAAGATCTTTGGGCAGGCCCTGATCGGCATTGGATTCGCCGTAGGCTCGCTGGCATTCGCCAATGAGAATGGTCTCACTCCCGCCTCCACCCGCATCTCTTTCACACGGGACACTAAACTGGACTTGGCTTTCCTAGGCATCGGGATCGGCGTGTTCCTGTTCATCCTCTGGGTGAACTTCCTTATCACCGCCTGGTCCAACGCCGTCAACCTGACAGACGGCCTTGATGGTCTCGCGGCAGGCTCCTCCGCCATGTTCTTTGCTGCCTACTCCTTGATCGGCGTGTGGCAGACCAACCAGGCCTGCAGCTTCGTGCCTGCTGAGTCAGTAGCCACCCTCTGCTACCAGGCGAGGGACCCGCGTGATCTGGCTATGGTGTCTGCGGCACTGATGGGTGCCTGCTTTGGGTTCCTGTGGTGGAACGGCTCCCCGGCACAGATTTTTATGGGGGACACCGGCTCCTTGGCCTTGGGTGGTGCCGTTGCCGGGCTGTCCATCCTGACCCGCACCGAGTTTCTGGCCGTCATCATCGGCGGGCTTTTTGTCATGGAGGTGCTCTCTGACGTTATCCAGGTGGGCTTCTTCAAAGCCACTCGACGCAGAGTCTTCCGTATGGCGCCGATCCACCACCACTTTGAGCTGCTTGGCTGGGCGGAGGTGACTGTGGTGATACGTTTCTGGCTGATCGCAGGCCTGTTCGTGGCCCTCGGTCTGGGAGTCTTCTACGCGGAGTGGCTGCTGGCATGA
- a CDS encoding UDP-N-acetylmuramoyl-tripeptide--D-alanyl-D-alanine ligase, whose protein sequence is MISRTIEELLAHTQGTLVAPAPATTPVVTQVVTDSRQVGVGTLFVAIPGERVDGHSFIGQVTAAGASAALIQNLDAAQAALTAAGLDTTAIALIQVPDTVEALGELARHHLADMRERAQACGEKLTVVGVTGSVGKTTTKDMTRQLLATCGPTVAPRLSFNNEVGLPLTVLDTDEATRYLVLEMGASGTGHITYLTRIAPLDAAAVLLIGHAHLGGFGSVDGVATAKSEIITGLLPTGIAILNADDPRCAAMDSLAPGAVLRFSATGDPTAQVRATDVQLGPDAHATFQLHLPDLAEPTTVRLGLPGEHNVSNALAAAALALAAGATAEGVASGLGQARMESPHRLDVSALSRDILLIDDSYNANIDSMTASLASLPALAGERRRVVVISEMLELGESSERDHARTGELAVQAGTALVVAIGAGTAPLTAAVQTAAPQVQTVTFPDADAAVAQIVSFLQDGDAVLVKGSNGSGAWRLADHLKEVLSA, encoded by the coding sequence ATGATCTCCCGCACGATCGAGGAGCTGCTCGCCCACACGCAGGGCACGCTCGTGGCACCGGCTCCCGCCACCACCCCGGTGGTCACTCAGGTAGTCACCGACTCCCGCCAGGTTGGCGTGGGCACGCTGTTCGTGGCCATTCCTGGTGAGCGTGTTGACGGGCACAGCTTCATTGGCCAGGTGACCGCCGCTGGGGCCAGTGCCGCCCTCATCCAAAACCTTGATGCCGCCCAAGCCGCGCTGACTGCCGCTGGCCTGGACACTACGGCGATCGCCTTGATCCAGGTGCCCGACACGGTGGAGGCACTCGGTGAGCTGGCCCGCCACCACCTGGCGGATATGCGTGAGCGCGCCCAGGCCTGTGGCGAAAAGCTCACCGTTGTTGGTGTGACTGGCTCGGTCGGCAAGACCACCACCAAGGACATGACCCGGCAGCTACTGGCAACCTGCGGCCCCACCGTCGCCCCCCGGCTCAGTTTCAACAATGAGGTCGGCCTGCCCCTGACGGTCCTAGACACCGACGAGGCCACCCGCTACCTCGTGCTGGAAATGGGCGCCTCGGGTACCGGGCACATCACCTACCTGACCCGCATCGCACCGCTAGACGCCGCCGCCGTGCTCCTCATCGGCCACGCGCACCTGGGCGGCTTCGGTTCAGTCGACGGCGTCGCCACCGCCAAGAGTGAGATCATCACCGGCCTGCTGCCCACCGGCATCGCCATCCTGAACGCTGACGATCCTCGCTGCGCCGCCATGGACTCGCTCGCCCCCGGTGCGGTGCTGCGCTTCTCCGCCACCGGAGACCCCACCGCTCAGGTCCGCGCCACCGACGTCCAGTTGGGCCCTGACGCTCACGCCACCTTCCAACTGCACCTCCCCGACCTTGCGGAGCCCACGACCGTGCGCTTAGGTCTGCCTGGGGAGCACAACGTCTCCAACGCCCTTGCCGCAGCCGCGCTGGCCCTGGCCGCCGGTGCTACCGCTGAGGGCGTGGCCAGCGGGCTAGGCCAGGCCCGCATGGAGAGCCCACACCGCCTAGACGTCTCGGCGCTGTCCCGCGACATCCTCCTGATCGATGACTCCTACAACGCCAACATCGATTCCATGACGGCATCCTTGGCCTCACTGCCTGCGTTGGCGGGGGAGCGCCGCCGTGTCGTCGTTATCTCGGAGATGCTGGAACTCGGTGAGTCCTCCGAGCGCGACCACGCCCGCACTGGTGAGTTGGCCGTGCAGGCCGGTACCGCGCTAGTGGTCGCCATCGGTGCGGGCACCGCGCCCCTGACTGCTGCCGTGCAAACCGCTGCCCCGCAGGTCCAGACTGTCACCTTCCCGGATGCAGACGCCGCAGTCGCCCAGATCGTCAGCTTCTTGCAAGATGGTGACGCCGTCTTGGTCAAGGGATCCAACGGCTCAGGCGCTTGGCGTCTAGCCGACCACCTCAAGGAGGTACTGTCAGCATGA
- a CDS encoding UDP-N-acetylmuramoyl-L-alanyl-D-glutamate--2,6-diaminopimelate ligase, with protein sequence MSLNAPASTEPLRPEHVVPVELARLAQRFDLEFNAGSGAGAITVTGVAQGSADVCPGDLFVALPGTRIHGAKYALQALAAGAAAILTDAVGAAFLSEQGTVAPILVSGELQSVVGPLAAEVYGQPAGKLTTAAVTGTNGKTTTATMVDHVLRMLGRVTGLIGTVEVSLAGQSRPAVLTTPQPADLQRFLACLREAGGTDLVMEASSHALAMHRTEPLVFTVAGFTNLSQDHLDYHSTLEEYFEAKALLFTPQHSSHQVVCVDDTWGRRLAERLAASPQAQIMTLRTPLADVEGQAYPADWSVQEIHHAPVRTTFTLVGPEGACLETSTSLPGDFNVANAALAVLMVHATGVSLEQIGQALGEAGVSPVVPGRVEAVGDSTAGPRVLVDFAHNPGALEAVLRSLRPTVAGRLILVFGATGNRDTGKRPQMATIAVQGADVVVLTDDDPHNEDPASIRTELMAVAVPATPAGTVLEEVAPREAAIRHAIELATPQDTVLIAGRGHETIQDVAGEDISLDDRVVAAEALRHKEGSPA encoded by the coding sequence ATGAGCCTGAACGCCCCCGCGTCCACTGAGCCGCTACGCCCAGAACACGTTGTGCCGGTTGAGCTGGCTAGGTTGGCTCAGCGATTTGACCTTGAGTTCAATGCTGGCTCCGGTGCGGGCGCCATCACCGTCACCGGCGTGGCGCAGGGCTCCGCCGATGTCTGCCCCGGGGACCTATTCGTGGCCCTCCCTGGCACCCGCATTCACGGTGCTAAATACGCCTTACAGGCGCTCGCCGCCGGGGCAGCAGCGATCCTTACAGATGCCGTTGGGGCCGCTTTTCTGTCCGAGCAGGGCACAGTGGCCCCCATCCTGGTTAGCGGTGAGTTGCAGAGCGTGGTCGGACCACTGGCAGCCGAGGTTTACGGCCAGCCCGCAGGCAAGCTCACCACCGCAGCGGTTACGGGAACCAACGGCAAGACCACCACTGCCACCATGGTGGACCACGTGCTGCGGATGCTCGGGCGGGTCACCGGACTGATTGGCACCGTGGAGGTCAGCCTGGCTGGTCAGAGTCGGCCCGCAGTGCTCACCACCCCCCAGCCTGCCGATCTGCAGCGCTTCTTGGCCTGCCTACGAGAGGCTGGCGGAACCGATCTGGTCATGGAGGCCTCCTCCCACGCTTTGGCCATGCACCGCACCGAGCCACTTGTCTTCACCGTCGCAGGCTTCACGAACCTCAGCCAGGACCACCTGGACTATCACTCCACCCTGGAGGAGTACTTCGAGGCCAAGGCCCTGCTCTTCACCCCGCAGCATTCCAGCCACCAGGTTGTCTGCGTTGACGACACCTGGGGACGCCGCCTGGCCGAGCGCCTGGCCGCCAGCCCACAGGCCCAGATCATGACTCTGCGCACTCCGCTGGCGGATGTGGAGGGCCAGGCCTATCCCGCAGACTGGTCTGTCCAGGAGATCCATCACGCCCCAGTCCGCACCACCTTCACCCTGGTAGGACCAGAGGGCGCCTGCCTGGAGACTTCCACCAGCCTGCCTGGCGACTTCAACGTCGCCAATGCCGCCCTGGCGGTGCTGATGGTCCATGCTACCGGTGTCAGCCTGGAGCAGATCGGTCAAGCTCTTGGGGAGGCGGGCGTGAGCCCTGTGGTACCCGGCCGGGTAGAGGCCGTCGGTGACTCCACCGCAGGCCCCCGCGTGCTCGTGGACTTCGCCCACAACCCTGGCGCCCTGGAGGCCGTGCTGCGCTCCCTGCGACCAACTGTTGCGGGCCGCCTGATTCTGGTCTTTGGTGCCACCGGCAACCGGGATACTGGCAAGCGCCCACAGATGGCCACCATCGCCGTACAGGGTGCCGATGTTGTCGTCCTGACTGACGACGACCCCCACAACGAGGACCCTGCCTCCATCCGCACTGAACTCATGGCCGTGGCTGTCCCTGCCACCCCAGCGGGCACGGTGCTGGAGGAGGTTGCGCCCCGAGAGGCTGCCATCCGGCATGCCATTGAGCTGGCCACCCCACAGGACACCGTCCTGATCGCCGGGCGTGGTCACGAAACCATCCAGGATGTTGCCGGTGAGGACATCAGCCTGGATGACCGCGTCGTCGCCGCTGAGGCGCTGCGTCACAAAGAAGGATCTCCCGCATGA
- a CDS encoding peptidoglycan D,D-transpeptidase FtsI family protein, whose product MNLPRRAVLQAAGATGFAVIAARLAHFETFEAEVKANEARQARQTTTPLRSLRGEIQDRSGIVMASSMIVYDVAVNQRAITQYEHTVLDELSVPHVIGYGAIEAAAQLAPLLGGDARELGAKMIGDSTYVVIAKAIDEVVWRKIDTLGILGIEQEQRVRRLYPAGNVAGNIIGYAHDEKDEGSKDRYVKAETGLELTQDKLLTGTDGYWQYERSATGEFIIPSAPEVTVPAVQGSAVRTTLNADLQKVVQDIVAKAMTTWSPDWISVLVTEPSTGKVIVMADSGSFDPTNPDATPNTGTRSVEVVYEPGSVGKVVTFAAALEEQKITPEDTWTVPYSWVAPNGQVFVDSHDHGTELMTSTKVLVDSSNVGTVQIGDRLDDAVRHQYMRKFGWGELTGIELPGESPGLLTEASTWDGRTRYTTMFGQGVACTPLQAVQTLATIANGGVRVPLRVIDSWISPDGTRTAQTSPESVRVVSAETAKSLTEMLIGVTQKGGTAEMAAVEGYLVAGKTGSTQILEGGVETGTVASFVGFLPARAPAAAVSVIVHKPAHGVYGGVVAAPIFQEVALATMRALGVSPDPSVVASSGQ is encoded by the coding sequence GTGAACCTGCCACGCAGGGCAGTCCTGCAGGCTGCGGGGGCCACCGGCTTCGCGGTGATCGCGGCTAGGCTCGCGCATTTCGAGACCTTTGAGGCGGAGGTCAAGGCCAACGAGGCCCGTCAGGCCCGCCAGACCACCACTCCGCTGCGCTCACTGCGCGGTGAGATTCAAGACCGCAGCGGCATTGTTATGGCCTCCTCCATGATCGTCTACGACGTCGCTGTAAACCAACGGGCGATCACTCAGTACGAGCACACTGTGCTGGACGAGCTCAGCGTCCCCCACGTCATCGGCTACGGAGCTATTGAGGCTGCCGCTCAGCTGGCCCCCCTGCTGGGGGGGGACGCCCGGGAGCTTGGCGCCAAGATGATTGGGGACAGCACCTACGTTGTGATCGCCAAGGCAATCGACGAGGTGGTCTGGCGCAAGATCGACACCCTCGGGATCCTGGGCATCGAGCAGGAGCAGCGGGTTAGGCGCCTCTACCCGGCCGGGAACGTGGCCGGAAACATTATCGGCTACGCGCACGATGAGAAAGACGAGGGCTCCAAGGACCGCTACGTGAAGGCGGAGACTGGGCTGGAACTCACACAGGACAAGCTGCTGACCGGAACCGACGGCTACTGGCAGTACGAGCGCTCGGCCACCGGCGAGTTCATCATCCCCTCAGCCCCGGAGGTCACGGTGCCTGCGGTTCAGGGCTCCGCCGTGCGCACCACCCTGAATGCGGACTTGCAGAAGGTGGTCCAGGATATCGTGGCCAAAGCCATGACCACCTGGTCGCCCGACTGGATCTCCGTGCTTGTCACCGAGCCCTCCACCGGCAAAGTCATTGTCATGGCCGACTCCGGCTCCTTTGACCCAACTAACCCAGACGCCACCCCTAACACCGGCACCCGCTCGGTAGAGGTCGTCTACGAGCCCGGAAGCGTCGGCAAGGTGGTCACCTTCGCCGCAGCGCTGGAGGAGCAGAAGATCACGCCCGAGGACACCTGGACGGTCCCATACTCCTGGGTAGCCCCCAACGGGCAAGTCTTTGTGGACTCCCACGACCACGGCACCGAACTGATGACCTCCACCAAGGTGCTCGTAGACTCCTCGAACGTGGGAACCGTGCAAATTGGTGACCGCCTGGACGACGCCGTGCGCCACCAGTACATGCGCAAGTTTGGTTGGGGCGAGCTTACTGGCATCGAGCTGCCTGGCGAGTCTCCTGGACTGCTCACTGAGGCCTCCACCTGGGACGGGCGCACGCGCTACACCACCATGTTCGGCCAGGGGGTGGCCTGCACACCCTTGCAGGCGGTGCAGACGCTCGCAACGATCGCCAACGGAGGGGTACGGGTGCCGCTGCGGGTGATTGACTCTTGGATCTCCCCGGACGGGACCAGAACTGCGCAGACCAGCCCGGAAAGCGTGCGAGTCGTCAGTGCCGAGACCGCCAAGAGCCTTACCGAGATGCTCATTGGCGTAACCCAAAAGGGCGGTACGGCAGAGATGGCTGCTGTAGAAGGGTACCTGGTGGCTGGCAAGACCGGCAGCACGCAGATCCTTGAAGGAGGGGTAGAGACCGGTACGGTCGCCTCCTTCGTCGGGTTCTTACCGGCTCGCGCTCCTGCCGCTGCGGTCTCAGTGATCGTCCACAAACCTGCGCACGGCGTCTACGGCGGTGTGGTGGCAGCGCCCATCTTCCAAGAGGTGGCGCTTGCCACTATGCGCGCGCTGGGGGTCAGCCCAGATCCGTCAGTCGTCGCATCGTCTGGACAATAG